From a single Cydia amplana chromosome 22, ilCydAmpl1.1, whole genome shotgun sequence genomic region:
- the LOC134658290 gene encoding uncharacterized protein LOC134658290, with the protein MDESDVIISSTEIIKDRLYFATLKTGYKPKPTRNSKYFHIEDDIQYENFYFDFGPYHLCHLYQFCNKLTEELEKNPKKKIVFYTSNNETLRLNAAYLIGSYQIIYQNGSPGAVYKQLTDGSEWSLLNFRDASGGPPLFDISLLDVLHGMKVAHDAGFFHFDHFDADQYLFYEKVENGDLNWIVPGKMLAFSGPHHRSRLDRGYPLHSPEHYHDYFRRHNVTTIVRLNKKSYDARQFTAHGFEHRELFFVDGSVPSDLIVNRFIRISEAAKGAVAVHCKAGLGRTGTLIACYMMKHHGFTAREAIAWLRVCRPGSVIGHQQWFLENVQPRMLAEGEAYRRRHHITAFPVFTRGIYCDLPPEDKPVSLQTILHNKNTNNKLDNANALNANETDSENNVTAVIGKYKTTAAAMLPTKTVFTPKMNYMLPTNNIRNAANTNLKTPQPRILNSTLKSHYAAKTSTFPPTRSANSQAKISGVKAQFTGKNSFHAQRANLARPVGYAHGTSPLKTFTRKTVTKITHNETTVNTLSNVTSTLSALTENCHLNGKRLPSEPNLKAVAKTTPSNVNSRKKLIVRSNSSSRKKLPKNNAGKSSLESAQDLSSSDTNVTNISADSLETPFRFRRKRDKSSSPEPMDCISNSIITADVTPENFEETTNSQGNKLYKIKALRKKCPAFGVSLLKKDGVQTRSSTCTSSSTVKKK; encoded by the exons ACAGACTCTACTTcgcaaccctaaaaacgggcTACAAACCGAAGCCCACCAGAAACAGCAAGTACTTCCACATCGAAGATGACATCCAGTACGAGAACTTCTACTTCGACTTTGGACCTTATCACCTGTGCCATTTGTACCAGTTTTGCAACAAGCTCACCGAGGAACTGGAGAAGAACCCGAAGAAAAAGATCGTGTTTTATACGAGCAACAATGAGACGCTTAGGCTCAACGCCGCGTACCTTATTGGGAGCTATCAG ATAATATACCAAAACGGGTCCCCCGGCGCTGTCTACAAGCAGCTAACGGACGGATCAGAATGGTCCCTACTGAACTTCCGTGATGCTTCCGGGGGCCCTCCTCTCTTCGACATATCTCTGCTGGACGTCCTTCACGGCATGAAGGTGGCCCATGACGCTGGGTTCTTCCATTTTGATCATTTCGATGCGGACCAGTATTTGTTCTATGAG AAAGTGGAAAACGGCGACCTAAACTGGATAGTCCCCGGTAAGATGCTCGCGTTCTCCGGCCCCCACCACCGCTCTCGGCTCGACCGCGGCTATCCCCTCCACAGCCCCGAGCACTACCACGACTACTTCCGTCGTCATAACGTCACTACGATCGTGCGACTGAACAAAAAGTCGTACGACGCGCGGCAGTTCACGGCGCATGGTTTTGAGCATCGAGAGCTGTTTTTTGTGGATGGATCTGTGCCTTCAGATCTGATTGTGAACCGGTTTATAAGGATATCTGAAGCGGCCAAAGGTGCTGTTGCTGTGCATTGTAAAG CGGGCCTAGGCCGGACGGGAACCTTGATAGCGTGCTACATGATGAAGCACCACGGGTTCACGGCGCGGGAGGCCATCGCGTGGCTGCGGGTGTGCCGCCCGGGCTCCGTCATCGGCCACCAACAGTGGTTCCTAGAGAA CGTCCAGCCCCGAATGCTCGCAGAGGGCGAGGCGTATCGGCGCCGGCACCACATAACAGCATTCCCCGTGTTCACTCGAGGCATCTACTGCGATCTGCCGCCCGAGGACAAACCTGTGTCCCTACAGACGATACTGCATAATAAGAATACCAATAATAAG CTTGACAACGCAAACGCCCTCAACGCAAACGAAACAGACTCTGAAAACAACGTCACAGCGGTCATCGGCAAATACAAGACCACCGCCGCTGCCATGCTGCCCACCAAGACCGTTTTCACCCCCAAAATGAACTACATGCTCCCAACTAATAACATCAGGAACGCCGCCAATACTAACCTAAAAACTCCACAGCCAAGGATATTAAACTCCACCCTAAAGTCCCACTACGCAGCTAAAACTTCAACCTTCCCGCCAACGAGAAGTGCCAATTCCCAAGCGAAAATCTCCGGTGTCAAAGCCCAATTCACTGGCAAAAACAGCTTCCACGCCCAACGAGCCAATCTAGCGCGACCTGTCGGCTACGCTCACGGAACTAGCCCCCTCAAAACATTCACAAGAAAAACCGTCACAAAAATCACCCATAACGAAACCACAGTTAACACGCTGAGCAATGTAACTTCAACCTTATCCGCTTTAACAGAGAACTGCCATTTGAACGGCAAACGCTTACCGTCGGAGCCGAATCTAAAAGCTGTCGCCAAAACGACGCCAAGTAACGTGAATTCGAGAAAGAAACTAATCGTGCGCTCGAACTCTAGTTCAAGGAAAAAACTGCCGAAGAATAATGCGGGTAAAAGCAGTTTGGAGTCCGCGCAAGACCTGTCTTCCAGTGATACCAATGTCACCAACATATCCGCCGATTCCTTGGAAACTCCTTTCAGATTTAGGCGAAAGCGGGATAAATCCAGCAGCCCTGAGCCTATGGACTGCATTTCGAATTCCATCATAACTGCCGATGTCACGCCAGAAAACTTCGAAGAGACCACTAACTCCCAAGGGAATAAACTATACAAAATCAAAGCGTTAAGAAAGAAATGTCCCGCGTTCGGGGTGAGTCTTCTAAAGAAAGACGGAGTGCAGACTCGCTCCAGTACTTGTACCAGTAGCTCGACCGTTAAGAAGAAATGA